The following nucleotide sequence is from Trifolium pratense cultivar HEN17-A07 linkage group LG2, ARS_RC_1.1, whole genome shotgun sequence.
aaactgAACCACTTTAACAGTTCGGTTTGGTTCAGTTCGAAAAACAAACAATTCAGTTCGGTTCAGTTactataaattttgaaaatagtttgGTTTAATTCGGTTCGGTTTTcttccaaaaccgaaccatgcCCACCCCTAGTATCCAGTACTTAATTATGAATGCTCTGGCTATATTCTAGACTATTTGGCATCGAGTGTTATAAATAACGTGACACTGAGTTACATATTTAAagaccaaaataataatttaatcgTTTAATATGAATCTTTCAAGATAATTGTGCGCTTAAAAATTGATTAGTTATGTTATCCTCTGCCTTTTGGCATTGCAGAGGACATTCTCAGTAGCAAACGTTGTAAGAACTACTATTGGTCCTATAAAAGATCATAAGAGTTCGAATGCTATGATGAATTTTCTACAACTTTATGGTCaagttgatttgatttttttttttttttgtctaatagCTTAGTAGTTAGAAATTCCActttaaatgtgaataagtgaaatGTCCATGATCCAAACTCTAACTTTTGTATAATATATGTGACgtcctaccaactgaactaagctcaTGGAGACAACTTCAAGTCTAATTTTAAGTCATAATAATAAGTGCAAAACAAATTCACTAAATGCTTTCAGGCTCCGTTTGGTTGAGTGGAAAGAAagaggaaggaaaaaaattacgGATTCCAATGTATGAACTACACATTTTATATCCAAgggtcggggttcgaatccgAATTCTCCACTTATCCACTAAACTATcagccaaaaaaataaaagagattaattaaagatgacaaaaaacttaaatttaataGAAAAAGGCATAACTAAAAtcaacattattaaaaaaaattgcccATAATAAAtgctttaaaaatttaaaaattgcatCAAAagttatgaaaataattaatcGAGTATTGAAAATcttgaaataataaataatatagcgtttagtcaaaaaataaaaatagtaacgcaaaaattcaaataaacgacaaataataattaaataaaaagtaaatgaaaatcaattttgatgCGTGAATCCACGTAATAGACTAATATAAtcaaaaacataaatttaagAGCAACATAATAAAtgctttaaaaatttaaaaattgcatCAAAagttatgaaaataattaatcGAGTATTGGAAATcttgaaataataaataatacaacatttagtcaaaaaataaaaatagtaacgCAAAGACTCAAATAAacgataaataataattaaataaaaagtaaatgaaaatcaattttgatgCGTGAATCCACGTAATAcactaatataataaaaaacataaatttaataGCAACATAATAAAtgctttaaaaatttaaaaattgcatcaaaagttataaaaataattaatcgaGTATTGGAAATcttgaaataataaataatacaacatttagtcaaaaaataaaaatagtaacgCAAAGACTCAAATAaacgacaaatatattatttgataatatattattttcataatatattatttgtcgttattgaaaatgaaaatagtaaCGCAAAgactaaaatataagtaaatgaaaatgaattttagttatgcttttttttcttttaattttatggtttttttttttcaacttaatcCTCACATTTCAATGCTAGCATGagattaaatttttattggtaTGCACAACTTCAAAAAATTTAGTTATTATGCAGAATTTATTTCaaacacaatttaaacaattataTTAGCAATTGCTTACACtaacttttcataaacataaatttAATAGCAAAAGCagcattattaaaaaaaaattgcacataGTAAATGTTTTAAACATTGCGTCAAAAGTTATGCAAAAAATTAATCTGAGTATTGGAAATcttgaaataataaataatacaacatttagtcaaaaaataaaaatagtaacgCAAAGACTCaaataaacaacaaataataagtaaatgaaaatgaaaatgaattttagttatgctttttttcttttaattttatggtttttttttcaacttaatcaTCACATTTCAATGCTAGCATGagattaaatttttattggtaTGCACAACTTCAAAAAATTTAGTTATTATGCAGAATTTATTTCaaacacaatttaaacaattataCTAGCAATTGCCAACACTAACTTTTcataaatataaattcaaaaccATTGTTCATACCAATAACCAAATTTGTGTTTGGTATGAACAATTAAATAAAGGTGCATAATCTAATTTGTTCACCGAAgtcattgttcatcaaagatgtggtttttagggtttcgtgtcttgtAGCCActactctctaggagagttggtgtaagtgaatcACTCGGATTGTGAGATGATCATTGTGTcatcactcagaaacctgtagataatgagttgagtattatacttggaggaagcttgtaagcaactccaaattgtgaacttagtcaatGGTGTTGGCTAGGTATTAGTTTCATAGGAGGGTGTCTCCATCATTAATCGTTATTAAGttgaactccaaattgtgaacttagtcaagGGTGTTGGCTAGGTATTAGTTTCATAGGAGGGTGTCTCCATCATTAATCGTTATTAAGTTGATAACAACGTTGTATGTATTGTTAGAGGGAATTGAGACGGAGTCTCTatatatctaggagttcctagatAGGatttgcacgggtagtgtctaggcgataagtcgTAAACCGGGGTGTTTgctgagggctttgaactagaactATTATAGTGAATTCATtcttggattggtatcccccagattatgtgacgttgcaccgaactgggttaacaaataacctGTGTTATTTATCTTCctgcacttaatttatttttaacttgtcTATTGTGTCATGTACTGGTACGAGATTGTCTATTGTGTTTTGTACTAGTacgagatgctgtagcatctttcACAACATCTTTTCACCAGCCTGCCAAAATTTCAGTATTAATATTGTAGGAAAgataaattttcaaattcaacaattcaaataaaaataataaagattgcaaaaaaacagaaacaaaatTTTTCAAAGTTGTGGGACAGGAGACGACCATCTCGAGGCACATCCCAATCCTTTGGCTTATTATTCCTCGATTGAATTGAATGGAGAactagtgatttttttttcgaTATGCCGCTCCGCAAGATTGGAGCTCCACATACGGTTTTGAAGCCGAGTCATAAAAAGGAGATAAGAAAAATTTTCAAAGTTGTGCATATCAAATTTTTGCTTCAAATACTAATTAAAGATgacaaaaaacataaatttaatgaaatagaaaaaaaaatctaaaagcagaatacttttaaaaaaatgcatataaaaATTGCTTTAAAAATTGCGTCAAAGAAAAAAgttatgaaaatatttaatcGAGTATTGAAATcttgaaataataaataatacaacgtttagtcaaaaaaaaaatagtaacgcAAAAACTCATATAAACgacaaataataattaaataaaaaataaatggcaATCAATTTTTGATGTCCTTTAACAATTTGATCTTGAGTTCTATCCTTAATCAGCGtgtatgaaaataatatttgttgGAAGAAATCAGCCCCTTAAATGAATCGTAGTTATCTTGAAACACTAATCCCTACAGTTGCGTTCAAATAATACTTCAATTTACAAAAGCAATAATTTATAAGAACAAATTGTtcacatgacaaaaaaaaagttaaaaaaaatggaattcgATTATTTAAAACAATAATCGTTCAATTTTTACTACCAAGTCAAGTAGTTGAATTATGTAACAAAACACTAACGCAGATGTAATTATCGGGAGGTTCCAGATTCGAGCCTTCCTATAGTACTCTTAGAGGGAGGTAAATTTAATTATCTTTGTAAGCATTCTAAAAAACCGTAAGTTCTTCTCTACCGTGGTTTGGGACATTATCCCCTCAccctaaatttttatattcaaacaaaaaaaagtgcaCAAAATACTTATGCAAATAAAACAAAGACTTTGAAAATGAAAGAGAATTTCATATGTTCATGTCATGCACATGCTCATCTTCCATCAACTTTTCAAACAAAGACATATCACTACCTTTTTATGCATGCATGATaagattaaaataatttatcttaaTCCTCCTGTATTAATCAGCAATTTAACTTCACTTTTCACATAAGTAGAGCATTTCATCAACAGAGCaagtaacaaaaacaaaatcacaaataTTATTTCATAATAATAACTGTCATATTTCAAAACAACTTAAAGAACTTATAActtaaatttattgaacttataacataaataactaaagaaaaatgaaacaaaacaaataaattgcTCAGAGCTATGTCTTCCATCCCCGGATTCTCTAGGTGCAATAAGATCACTGAGGAGAGTTGAATCCGGCCAGATCCGGCCATTGATTTGGAGTCAAAGCAGGAGAACCAGCACCAGCAACACTGCTACCACTACCGCCAGCACCACTACCATTCCTATCAGAATTACCACTAGGAATGGAAGTGGTGCTGAGAGTACCATTCATGAAACTTTGTGGCCAGATGTTAGAAGCAGCAGCAACACTAGCATTTGACGTGGTAGATGAGGGAATCAAGTTCAAACCTTGTTGTTGTGAGGTGAACATTCCTCCATTACCTGCCATTTGATAGTACTGTTGCATTGATGGACGATTTGGCCCTTGTGATGAATTTCCAAGAGCAGCAGCAACATTAAAGCCTTGTAAAAGACTTAAATTTGAAGAACCAACACCACCGAGGTTCAGAGACGggtgatcaaaattgtgtgcTGATAGATTTGGATTCAGAGACTGGTTAAATGCCGCAAAAGACGACATGTAACCAACCCCACCACCACCTTGATAAAAAGGAGCAGCAGAGGAAAATGAAGTCAAACTCAAAGCAGAGTCTTTAGCCATAGCAGCCATAGTAGACTGAATAGTCGGCTGTGGCAGCATTGGCTGAGACACAGAAGAATTCCCAGAGGAATTACTTGTGGAAGTCGAAGGTGAGTTCTTAGCTCTCTTTCCCTTACGACTACCGCCACCAACTGGAACATTTCTCAATGTTCCACCTTGAGTCCAGTACCTTCTGCATGATTTACAGAAGTACCTCGGTTGGTTTAGACTGTAATTATTGAAGTAACAGAACTTGGTGTTGAATGATTGACACCTAGGACACTCTTGAGGCGGCTGAGGATGAGGATGAAGTTGCCTATTCATCTCACCTCTTTTTCCACCATCATCACCTTGCTCCATctcttaaactttttttttttttaatattttttttgagtgAGTGTTTTTGGAATAGAGTTgttctatatttataataaaaaatccaagaaaaagacaaaaaaaaaaaaaaaaaaacaagatgcTAATCCTATTGGTTGGTTTCTGGTTTTTAGAAACATACAGAGGTATTAAGGAAATTTTTAGTGAAAAGTGCTTAAGAAGTTTAATTTTTACCAGATTTTTTAGACTAATTAAGAAATTATTTTACGTAACAATATATGAAAATCTACAATGACCAAAACAACTATGATTTTACTTTTTGCATGATTTTACCACATATTAAAGTTtgaatacaaaaaaacaaaataatcgtCAAACTATAAGGTTAATTATTTTCCatttataaatatatgaaaatattatgTATGTATCTACTCTAATATAGGTATTAAATTCAATATGTTCAACTTCATTAAATGTTTTGAATGGATTAATTTAAaatggattaattaattaaaagaaatggaaaaagaaaaaaaaaagattatcaACAAAAGTACATAATTAATGGGAATGGATtcatatttgaaatatttatccACCAACCCCAAaggagaaaaatgaatttctgatttattttttatttatgaaactctataaggaaaaacaaagaaaagaaggaacACAAACATCACCTGAGACTATAGTTTGACagagatgaatgaatgaatgaaaactTTACTTAAGAGTCTGAATTTGTGCTGACCAAGAATTCAAccaataagaaaagaaaaagtgaacAAGTGTGAGTGCTAAACATAGTAACCTGATGAGGTGGCATGGTCAAAGCAATGGGTAGGAGTAGGACCCACTGGAATCAATCTAAGATACTTGGTAGTAATATTTGGTCAAAGTATATCCAACGGCtgttatttaataattactTCATCTAATTCATAAGATTGTTTTTTAAACGTGAATATTTCGatacacatcttatttggatatgtaCTATAGTTATATGTTGAggtgcacaattttgatcagtccaaaaattaataaatattatttgtgaacTTATTAAAAGTATGCATCCTAGTAGTGTATCggtacatatttaaataaaatgcgTATCAAAGAATtcacttttttaaattcatcgAATGATCGACATATATgtctatattttaaaaagtaaaaaatttcttatattttttttttggtttacaatgagctggtgatcgaacccaggacctacaACGTACTACCAAAATCTCTCActactagatcaaacctagtggcttaaatttcttatattaaagattagagagaatatatttttattttaaatgtgatttttgttgCGTCTATAGACGAAGTGAAACTCAATTGCGAGGTTCCGAATTTGAACCGGATTAAAGTTGTTCAATCTAACAATATTTGACATTGTTGATTGAGTTAAAACTTATTTGAACcgagttaaataagtttttatatacCAACTTTCAGTTTTAGTccctctaaattttattttttttataaattaagagcgTCTAGAAATTAAGTTATAAGtggacatcccaactatgttggcacccccaCCTATCCTCCTCCTCTATCTATTAGCTCATATGTATTAatataaataggaaaaaaaatatatatacatgctAAAAATAAACATTGATAATGGTATGTTTAAAGGTGTGGTTTGATTTGCAAAATAGTAAGTACGAGACAGTGTCTCGTACTTACGTAGGGCGTAATAAGATAACATAGGATAAGACAAAACAAAACTGCACCAAAGAGAGATTgagttataatattttttatatacgaaaataaaattgatattttcatattttttatagttgtactttGGACAAAAAACTATCATGTGGTTCATTGAGGGTTTTGTCCCTTACTACCTATTTTCTCGAGTCTCATAATTAATATCTAAATTAAAAAgaatacaataaaaattgtcaaatttaatattttattttttaatagatcaAACGCtggttataaaaataagaacatgcttaactcttttatttatttaagtgtGATTTTACACTTCCTCTTGTACGGTGCCACTCTCACTGTTGCTTTTTCCTCCCTAATGCTAGAGAAgaatattattctttttaaatttacttttaatttaaacAAGGATAAATAAGATACTGTcaacattatatatttttttgacaaatataatttattatttaatttaatgtagaaaaaattttctttaattttattaagaaaaagaatGTGTTAAAACTATTTTAACAAAGTACAATTATGTGAGTATTACGTATTAATTATACAAGACATAATTAacaatatttagtcaaaaagacataattaaaaatatttagtcccgttaaaaaaaatatttagtcaaaaaacaCATAATTAAAGATATGTTAACAatcctgacaaaaaaaaatgttaacaattatttttaattaatacatagtacactaaaatatttgtttttacaGTTTTATGAATCTACTATCATATAAGAGCTACATtcatttctaaattatttataGGCTATAATAAATAGATAATAttatattgacaaaaaaaaattaatagtatacataatgttttaaaaaaaaataggaaatagAAAAGTATTACCGATAATACTAGAGTTAGGTATATGGGTATGGTCTGCGGACAAACCCGTTCAACCTGCAGTTCACCTAgacttaagttttttttatttgttaaacaAGACTATTAAGGTTCTTATTTAAATATCGTTAAGtctgtattttctttttatggattTGAGGCGTGTGGAGAACGAATAATGACAATGAGAATGAGTTTAGATTGGTTTTGGTTGCATTACTTGCATATAGAAgacatataaaattattatctttttagCATAAAACTATTaacaataatagtttttttaggtttttaaaaatgaagaatttttacaatatcaattttttagttacttttttttaaaagtggtttttttatatattttattttgtaatagtATGCGGGTCATCGTTTAATCCACTGACTAACGCGGACCGGACTAAGGCCAACATATTATAATTCATTTTCGATGTTTTCTTTCCCCatcccccgtgattcttttatccccccaaaatttctaatttttcccttgcaaaaaacttcggtttatagaaacagacgttttttttttgccttgaaaacatattttggtttataaaaactgaaatttactctgaatttgtactagaaaaaattcggtttctgcgaaccgaagttttttgcaaggcaaaattggaatattatggggtataaaagaatcacggagggtggggagagaaaacattttcatttttttttttttgaacaaaccaaaatgagatatatatatattaacaaaaacaatCTTCATTTGACCATGGGCTAGCCTGGTTCGTTAAATGTGCAGGTTTATACGTGCAGATTAAAAAAAAGGGCCAACATGTACCCAACTCTAGTAATAACCACAACAATATTGACCATTTTGCAAATGTCGCTATTGAGATTTTATCTATTTGAGACTACAAAGtgagatgttttctctccccacctcccgtgaatcttttatatcccccaatattccaattttgtccttgcagaaaaatttggttcgcagaaaccgaatttttactagtgcaaattcagagtaaatttcggtttctacgaaccgaaagTGATACTCTTAACCATTGAGATGGCACATgggttttgaaaataaataggTTTAATTATAGTTTTGGTCTTTCCATTTTTACATTTTCACTAAATTGGTCCAACTATTTTAAAATCTCACAGTTTTGGTCCCTTATCCGGATTTTTATTctcaaaatttttaatttaatatattttaaaagatatgacATACGATTTGATGATAATAGATTCATTCAGGTGTATTAATTACttacatttcattaattaatttttaaaagtgaataatttttaaaattgaaatcgaagtttttattgaattttcttGTAATTTCATGACTTTTGATCATTTATTTATCATCCAATTGTATGTtgtatcatttaaaatatatgaaattaccATTTTTAAGTACAAAAATGTGATAGAGGGACCAAAATCgtgtgattttaaaataaggggatcAATATcgtgaaaatataaaaatagaggaACCAAAACTGTAATTAAGTCAAATATATACAAGTGGATTAGCATAGTGATTAGACTCAGACATACTTTTTACATGAATAGAATTAAGATagaattttatttgattttactaATTTAGATAAGAaggaaaatgagaaaaaatagtttttagttaaaatagAGATTATGTGTGAAAATATAGGGATATGGATTTATTTTTGGAAGATTTGGTTAGGAATTTGTACgagagattatgtgagaaaatatagagATATGGATTGATTTGGTTAGGAATTAGAAtgagagattatgtgagaaattATAGAGACATGGATTGAATTAGTATGAGAGAATATGTTgagaaaatagattttttatttatttattcggcttaaatgcagttttacgcagctattttgaataaatcgtaattttacccctattttaaaatccggaattttactcctctattttataattttttggattttgccccccccccccccccccccccccccccaaattctgcacaaaatctgcttctgaacctcaacttcaaagctttgtataaaactcaatttggatcaataattcaccaaactgataccaaaatgaccgtaatcgagttagctttccacagaatcaaacgactaaatttggagttacagagagaaattaattaccgttttagtgaagatttgttcaaattaattattgtatggacctactactggtattttcgtcacGTCTCTCGCCCTGTAGCCCCGTTTTGAATAGTATTTACAAGTCTGGAAAGAtaacaaaattacccttgttggcatttcaatttcatcgAATTTGGAGTACGATacgttcggtagacgatgttgaatttgaaggtcagaaTTTGGACATGTCTGCACTAAATCAAAAATACTCTCCCTCTGTAActtcaaatttagtggggtGTGATTctatggaaagctaactcgattacgatcATTTTGGTACCGGTTTgatgaattattgatcaaaattgagttatgtgcgaaactttgaaattgaggctcagaagcagattttgtggggcaaaatccaaaaaattataaaatagccGTAAAATTCAGGActttaaaatagggggtaaaattccgatttattcaaaatagggggaaaaaactgcatttaagcctatttattttttgataaattaagagcatctagaTATCAAGGTAAAGTTAGACATCCCAATTATGTTAGCACCCTTACCCATCCCCATCCTATGtctatatcttttttttttttacggaagcaaacttatgacatttcattaataataacaGAGGCAATACAACTAGGAATTACATCAATCAAAAGTATTGCGAGAAGCATGGGATAGAGTTGCTCGTGCAAGAGCATGAACACTTCCGTTTGCTTGTTAATGATAGAACCATACTCCGATCTATTTGGTTTGTGGCGTTTTACACCCTCCACATCCATTTTGCAATTCATCTCAACAATCACTTTGTCATAGCCTAATGTTGCAATCCATTCGAGGCCTTGAAGTAAAGCCCAAGCTTCTGCTTCAGCTGGTGTAAGAACAAAATTATGGTAACATGAAAAAGCTTTTAGAAATTCACCTTTTTCGTTACACAGACACACTCCCATGCTCACTTTTTCTTCCGGTGTAAGCTATAAACACCAAACCCTAAAATTTAAACCCTAAACACCAAACaccaatcttttatattataagcttgtatacacaagcaaaccctaaaccctaatttgttttctctattttccctccattttatcttgcaatttttattaaaaaataatacaattttgtctttactaggattcgaacctgcAACCCTTCAGtacaagacaatatttccaaccaatatggcaagtatacccattgtgattaaaattatgtgcaataattgataagcaccatcaattttaaaagtatatcatatcaaaattattgttgactatattattcatcacgaaatatttttatgtctttcctgatagatgatttttttttctaccggatcataaatttagagaataattatcatgtgagatttggaaagttattatcacgtgtaatttggaaagttattatcaaactcattttgctaaatcaatttttttgcaatacaaccaaatacaaccatagtcatgtcactaatcatatttattcttttgattttaacattgcagatttaatattaacctatgatcaattgataaaatatgcactagcagatcaattgtgatttaaattttGTCCATAAAGTGTTAAggtccatcaactttcataggaaagatttcatacgacaattaagcaccatcaatttttattgcacaatttaaacaattaaaaatcgataatctcttatctcttatattataagcttgctaacataagctaatcctaaaccaaattttttccctctcattttctctttctttttattgcagctttatattcaaaaaatacatatttttctACGATAGGAATCGAACttgcatctcttacttacaataaaacctttcaaccgctaaaacatgtgcttcaattatgaaagaatttaggaatcctaatatgttaaccctgttttcaataaatttaaacggcggaattaatcacaatttttatttatttatggatgtctacttaatgttcttgattgtgtctttaatttttttttttaacctttaattatcatcaattttttaacctttagttatcagcaatttttttttaataagtaaacaaaacgatgtggttccaaaattatttaaacaatatataaaatataaaataagcacataaacaaatatagaataattagtccatgaaattccctatactactcttattgaaaatggcttagaatttttgtattttattttttattgttacatattacagctaattagactcatgcaccgcatgggtcaaagttctagttctTAAAACTCTCAAACCCTAAATCCTAAACCACAAACTTCAAATCCTAAACCCTAAGCTCAAACCAAAAACTCCAAACCCCAACTCTTAATCCCCAAAACCTAAAACCCCAAAACTTTAAATTTGGCAGATGCAGAGTAAACTTCATTTGCTTTTAAACCCTAAACACCAAACATCAATTCATAAACCCTAAATCCTAAACCACAAACTTCAAATCCTAAACCCCAAATCCTATGCTCCAAACCACAAACTCCAAACCATAAACCCCTAAACTTTAAATCcaaaaccccaaaccccaaactcCAAATCCCAAACTCTAAATCCTAAATATCAAACTACAAAACCCAAACTATAATATGCATATCTTAATAAAAGCTTAAATCATAACATTACTTTTTGCAATATGTTTGTTTATGATGCATCGTACAGTAGGATCATATCTTCTACACAAACAATCTCAAACAGTGATATTTCTATTTGGCAGATGCTGAGTAAACTTCATTGCTTTAAAACCCTAAACACCAAACATCAATTCTTAAACCTTCAAACTCTAAATCCTAAACCACAAACTTTAAATCCTAAACCCCAAACCTAAGCTCCAAACCAAAAAAACTCCAAACCCCAACTCTTAAACCCCAAATCCTAAAACCCTAACTTTAAACCCTAAATCACAAACTCCAAACCCTAAACTTTAAATCCTAAATACCAAGCTGTAAAACTCAAACTATCATATCCACAtcttaaataaaaacttaaatgGTAACATTACTTTTTATAATATGTTTGTTAAGGATGCAACATACATTAGAATTCTATTTGGCAGATGCTGATAAACTTCATTTGTTTTTCTTCGcattttgtttatataaaattttgttagtTAATTGCCAATAACTTCTTATATACACGTCGATTTGATGTGAAACGCGAATCATCCGAAAATAAACAGAATTTAACACAAAATAGACTATGCGATAACTCAATTGGGTTATATTATGACTAAGAAAACTGAAGTGCAAGTTTCGGCTACTAATTTAAAAATCCTCATTGATGTTGTTTAGTGTCCTTGCTATATATGTTGGTACAATGCTTatattgaagaga
It contains:
- the LOC123905519 gene encoding dof zinc finger protein DOF5.3-like, whose product is MEQGDDGGKRGEMNRQLHPHPQPPQECPRCQSFNTKFCYFNNYSLNQPRYFCKSCRRYWTQGGTLRNVPVGGGSRKGKRAKNSPSTSTSNSSGNSSVSQPMLPQPTIQSTMAAMAKDSALSLTSFSSAAPFYQGGGGVGYMSSFAAFNQSLNPNLSAHNFDHPSLNLGGVGSSNLSLLQGFNVAAALGNSSQGPNRPSMQQYYQMAGNGGMFTSQQQGLNLIPSSTTSNASVAAASNIWPQSFMNGTLSTTSIPSGNSDRNGSGAGGSGSSVAGAGSPALTPNQWPDLAGFNSPQ